A genome region from Nodosilinea sp. FACHB-141 includes the following:
- a CDS encoding DICT sensory domain-containing protein: MSHSTSVVEELLTAIPQLRPSLYFKTSLTALSHAMEDHVLAGTAKFLVIASFQQERFYLQEANRYLRIAELTDQVYVLSALGTSFASRSENYETIAFDTDDALTQEWHLIVVGADYSACLICRERSPVPAIDGPHLDQTRRFEGVWTQDRYVSQRAADMLLDRIAGYRPDLADKIAIARQRYINPSLMPTERLDGSGGPDPFTQRLVTYLQAGQYKLLKAYKAITAQERRERLVNSITSVVRQSLNADEIFAKAAQELGQALHVCRCLIYPCSATDATVVIAHQHLNSKVESLLGETWPLATNPLFDYIQDTKEIVAIADTQDRESPFRYELEAIRPLIERWQIQSWLIVPLTYQDRLVGLIELHHCLPQPYVWSEDDTALVDAIATQLSVAIIQAEAYANLQDLNQQLEALDRTRANLIAITGHELRTPLSTIQVCLESLATEPDMPNELRQIMLQSALEDAERMRKLVQDFLTLSRLESGRVEWNLESLSIQECVDLALSSIHGSQDSAATPTIKVKIPKQVPLVRADGEWLVEVLAKLLDNAQKFTPTTGKIIIQVTRSSPTHLQVTVADTGRGIEPSRLNVVFDRFYQEEGALRRTTGGTGLGLAMCRQIVEGLGGTIWAESEGKNKGSQFHFTVPIAQGKLDSRSNRSTGTAKKQPATLPGNPSVLLDD, encoded by the coding sequence ATGAGCCATTCCACCTCTGTAGTGGAAGAATTGCTGACCGCAATTCCCCAGCTGAGACCTAGCCTCTACTTCAAGACTTCTCTAACCGCGTTGTCCCACGCGATGGAAGATCACGTGCTGGCGGGGACGGCGAAGTTTTTAGTGATTGCTAGCTTTCAGCAGGAGCGGTTTTATTTGCAGGAGGCTAACCGCTATCTGCGCATCGCTGAGCTGACCGATCAGGTCTATGTGTTGTCGGCCCTGGGCACCAGTTTTGCCAGTCGCTCTGAGAACTACGAAACGATCGCCTTTGACACCGACGATGCCCTTACCCAGGAGTGGCATCTGATTGTGGTGGGGGCTGACTACAGCGCCTGCTTGATCTGTCGAGAGCGATCGCCCGTACCGGCCATAGATGGCCCCCATCTCGACCAAACTCGCCGGTTTGAGGGAGTTTGGACCCAAGACCGCTACGTCAGTCAGCGGGCAGCAGACATGCTGCTCGATCGCATTGCCGGATACCGCCCTGACTTGGCTGACAAAATTGCGATCGCCCGCCAGCGTTACATCAATCCATCCCTGATGCCTACCGAACGCCTTGACGGCAGCGGTGGGCCTGATCCTTTTACCCAGCGACTGGTCACCTACCTCCAGGCAGGGCAGTACAAGCTGCTCAAAGCCTACAAGGCTATTACCGCTCAAGAGCGACGGGAGCGCTTGGTTAACTCCATTACCTCGGTGGTGCGGCAGTCTCTTAACGCCGACGAAATTTTTGCCAAAGCGGCCCAGGAGTTGGGCCAAGCGCTACACGTGTGTCGCTGCCTAATCTATCCCTGTAGCGCCACCGACGCCACGGTAGTGATTGCGCACCAGCACCTCAACAGCAAGGTCGAGTCGCTGCTGGGCGAGACCTGGCCGCTGGCCACCAATCCCCTATTTGACTACATTCAAGACACCAAAGAAATTGTCGCCATTGCCGACACCCAAGACCGCGAGTCGCCCTTTCGTTATGAGCTAGAGGCCATTCGCCCCCTGATTGAGCGGTGGCAGATTCAGTCATGGCTGATTGTGCCCCTGACATACCAAGATCGCCTAGTGGGCCTGATCGAGCTGCACCACTGCCTACCCCAGCCCTACGTATGGAGCGAAGACGACACGGCCTTGGTAGATGCGATTGCCACCCAGCTCAGCGTCGCCATTATTCAGGCTGAGGCCTACGCTAACCTACAGGATCTCAACCAGCAGCTCGAAGCCCTCGATCGCACTCGGGCCAATTTAATTGCCATTACTGGGCACGAGCTACGCACCCCGCTCTCAACTATTCAGGTCTGCCTCGAAAGCCTGGCCACTGAACCCGACATGCCCAACGAGCTGCGTCAGATTATGCTGCAATCGGCCCTAGAAGATGCCGAGCGCATGCGCAAGCTGGTACAAGACTTTCTCACCCTGTCACGGCTTGAGAGCGGTCGAGTCGAGTGGAACCTAGAGTCGCTCTCCATTCAGGAATGCGTCGATTTGGCCCTCAGCAGCATCCACGGTAGCCAAGACAGCGCCGCAACCCCCACCATCAAGGTCAAAATTCCCAAGCAGGTGCCCCTGGTGCGCGCCGACGGTGAGTGGCTGGTCGAGGTGCTGGCTAAACTGCTTGACAACGCCCAAAAATTTACCCCTACCACCGGCAAAATCATTATTCAGGTGACCCGCTCTAGCCCTACCCACCTGCAAGTTACCGTCGCCGACACCGGACGCGGCATTGAGCCCAGCCGCCTAAATGTGGTGTTCGATCGCTTTTATCAAGAAGAAGGGGCGCTGCGGCGGACTACCGGCGGTACGGGGCTAGGACTGGCCATGTGCCGTCAGATTGTGGAGGGGTTGGGGGGCACAATCTGGGCCGAATCAGAGGGTAAAAACAAGGGCAGCCAATTTCACTTCACTGTTCCCATTGCCCAGGGTAAGCTCGACAGCCGCAGCAACCGCTCCACCGGAACGGCCAAAAAACAGCCCGCTACCCTACCGGGCAATCCCTCTGTGCTGCTCGATGACTAG